The DNA segment TGTATATGTTGCAGCCCGTGCATGCTGCAGATTGGGAATGAAAATCCCAGCTATTCCAATAACTGCATACAAATGGTTATCTGACTGTCCCCAACAGTAAACCCAGTGTTGATGAGAATGCAGACCCCAGCGATGGCCTGATGAGCATGCTGAAGAAGATTTACTCAGAGGGAGACGATGAGATGAAGAGAACCATCAACAAAGCCTGGTCAGAGTCCCAAGAGAAGAAAATTCGAGGGGAGGACATGATGGACTTCTGAATGCACTCACTGCGTGTCCATAGCAGGACCAAGTGCAAGCTGCCAGGGAAGCACCTGACATGACTTGAATATTAAAGGTTATGGGGTGAAACTTAAGTCCTATATGTAAATCATATTTCCACCAAATACAGACATTCAGTGTACAGctcataaataatgttttgggAGTAACGTCTAAGCTCTGGATGGCCTAATTGAGGCCCTGCTGTCCTAATAGTCATGAGATATAAGGCAGACCTTTCAATAAGTCGCACGGAAACGCCTTTAAAAAACATCGGGGCAGTGTCCAGCAGATGGCAACCTTAACACAGCAGTGAGatgtaaagggttaaaggaccACAATGTAGTTGTTTTCTTTGAGATTAATGTCTATTAGTTAATTCATATCTTAAATTGGACCAGGGTGAATTTAATATGTGAGACATGTTCTGTAGAGTCACATCCTAAGATTGCTCTTGTGCAGAATGAGATGTTTCCAATTGTAGATTTTCCAAAGTCATGCGCTCATATATGAGACAACTCCTTTTTACGTCATCATATCAGCCTTTATTTCTCATTCCAGAAAAAGCTCAGATGATAGCTGCAAAGCCGTCATTGCTCATGCATCGGTCCAATGTAATAATGAACATTGCTTCATAGGTCTGTGCTTgatatttaatgcaatttacTCATTCCTGTTGCATAGTGTAATGCTTGAAAACGCATTATTTGTTAATCCCTAATGTGACTATTTTCATAGTATCACCAGTTTCTAACAATAATTCCTGTTGGCAGTAGCACTGAAGATGCCTAGATCCCTTCAGCATTTGTGAATATCTAAAATTTGTGTTTCAGATGTGctgattattttactttgagtatttttgtcatACATGTATTGTTGTGCGCCCTCAGGTTGTTCATGAAGTTCTTACAAATACAGATCTTGATCTGAGTCGGCTCTGCCTCTGTTTGTCTTATGGTTTTGAAGTCAGAATATtttactctgtgtttgtgtttctggaCCCACTCATGCATGTTGTATTCATGTATTGAAGAgtaacatttttgtgttgtccTTATGTAGATATGCCTTCAAAGAGGCCTGCCTGGTCAAAGAAAAGTTGCCATTATATTTCGATTCTTTGACTATGTAAATTTGAACCCCTTTTTTAAATAGGAGACTGCATAGCATTCGAGCAATGGTCCAGACACTGTTTGACAACAATGGTTCTTTGCTCCTCTGAGAGTAAACTGAATATGCCATTTGCCATTTGAGGACGTCAGTTTGAGCTCCAGAAAacactgacaacattttttcaccgttttctgacattttataaactgtACAACTTCTCAACtagttgagaaaataatcaacagattaatcgacaatgaaaaataatcatcatttGCAGTCCTTCAGCAGTGTGGAGCACTGACTAAAGGAAGTTTCAAATCGTTTGCACAAAGAGTTTTGCAGAGCATCAGCTTCAAGCTGCATGTTTTGTCCACCAGGTGGCAGTTAGGATGCGTAGTTCACGTGTTTCTTTGGggatttcacacacacacacacacacacacacacacactgggaaaATCTCACCCaagattttttgaaaatatgagcttttattttgtagaattCTGAAGCTTTtggcagaaacacaaacaaattccTTTGCATATAGTTTTGCTAAATTAATAAcaagactgaaatatttcttttgccATTTGTAAGTCCTGAATAACTTATGAGTCATAATTATTTCAGACCTACAGATAGGGGTCATATTATATGACACTGTGTAATATTTCCATGGTAGCATGGCTGTATGGTTGCTCAGAATAAGTTGTGcaatttttacattaaaaacgtttagccctttaaaacctggagccacatcacttctcttgtgcggCTGTCAGACACctatcacaagtatttaaatcttaaaGCTCTtggcaaattggtgtgatttctttcaaaatataggGGAAAAACGCAATGAACAGCTTGATTcacaaattgcagaaaaaaaattagatgtaaataaaataactttttttttcccccaggtAATTTCTATGTTGTTTAtggtttactttctttttcgtttctttttttttcctctcttaaaaaaaaagatttttctaggtaatttccttgtacttttgactaatgtcttgctaattttgagggggtcatttcttctttccttgctcattGTCTTAtctaaatgtttctgaaagaggGTTTGGAAAGTTACAAGGGGTTAATTCATATGATAATTCATGTGCGCACACTATAATCTCCCTATGATGCATGACTGACTGAGGTACACTTGAAAGCATCATGCACAATTAGTAGCTATTGTGGAGCAGAATTCACGTATTTCATGAAGAATTCTCTCATTGCTGAACAGTACTAAAGGTTGACTCATTACACTTGcggattttcttttcttaagaGCCCAGATTCATCACtttaagtaaaatgaaaattttgcaTCGGAGGGGCCACGCGTTGCATCATCACATCCGTCTCAGGGACGCATCCAAAAAATGTGTGGATTAAACATGACCAGCAGTGGAAACCCCCTGTGCTCTGCTCGGGGTTGCAGCGTGTCACTGGCCTCACAGCAGCACTGAAACATGAGCTACAGCAACGTGAGTTCAGCCGATCACATTTTCATGAgctgttttcattcatatttcCTCCATCCCAGATATACCTCTTTTTGATTGAGATTTTGTCTGAGCAAATCGTCTGCACTTCTCCGCCGGTGCGCCACCTCGCCCCGCCCCCTGCTCCGTGACGTCGCTGCTCGCCTATATAGCCGGAGAGCTCCGTGCCCGGACACGCCAGATGGATACAGTTGGATGAAACAGACGGATCATTACGCACCAGACTTAACAACTGAGAAAATAATCGAAAGGGACATTTATACACGAACTGATTATTGACATCGCTGCTGTTCAATGGATACCGGTTGTTTCACCGCGGCGCAGCGTATTTCGTGCCACGCCATGAATGCGGATTTATTTAAGCCTACTCCGGAGCGTGGACCCCAACAGTCCTCTGCGCCGGTGAAAACCAACAGGAATAAACCCGaacaaaccaaaccagagctggcgCAGGTGGTCACAGACTCCAAAACGGGCAGATCCTACAGTAAAGGGAAGCTGTTGGGAAAGGTATGGAGATGTTTAACATGGCATGTGCTTGTCTCACTTCACCACAGGGACATTTTTGAAGCGACGTTGAATATCTATGAACAAATTGCTGTTTGTAGCTTGACAGGGAGTTgtgattaaaattaattaattattagcCATTTTTCAGGTGTGACACTTAATGCGGGGATAGGGAATGACCTCGTGGTGGTGGATGTGGCCAATCTCCCCCTGGCTTTGCGCGTCATTGCTAAATGAATCAGACGCAAGGTGTGCCCAGGTCCTGTGCACACACATGATTGGCAGCACCTTATAAAACCCGAATTATTATACACTCGTATTTTAACGCCATCTCAGACTGCTGTTAACCCATTCATGCCTGCCTCACTATACCACGGCTCCTCTCCTTCACAATATCGCCgctgtaatgatttttttgcgCCGTGTGTGCGATGAAGCGACTATATCAACATGTTGCTCGTCATCGATACGCTGCGTCGGGCAGCCGGCCAAGTCTTTTTCCTCCGCTGCCTGCCGCAGAGCTGGAAACGTCTCTGTCAATTTCACGGTTAATGAATGCAGTAGCTTCGTCTGCCTCAGCCCTCAATGTCCTCAAAGCCTCTTGCATCTTGAAATGAGCGTGAATAAACAGCAGTACACATCTCAGAGGCTGATGGTCGAGTTTTGGAAGCATAGCACAGCATCAAATGCAACAAAAGATGCTTGTCAGCTGATCATCTTGATTTATAAAATGATGCATCTGGATAGATTTGATCCTACATTGTttatttcctctccttctcGGTGCACACCAGCCTTTCAGAATCTGCTAAATCATTCATTTTGATTGCTGTGCTGCTATTGATCCTCAGACCAAAGACTTGCCATTGAGGCAGATAATTTATGGCCATTGCAGGTAATCAACCTGCTGCTTTCTTAACTGATCCCCCTGTTTGTTTCCCCTAAGGGTGGCTTTGCTCGATGCTACGAGATGACAGACCTCtccaacaacaaaatgtatgcCGTGAAGGTGATCCCACAGAGCAGGGTGTCCAAACCGCATCAAAGGGAAAAGGTACACGATCAAGCTCGTTTATGTCTTGCAGAGAGGCAGAGTGCATAAATTCAACATCTGAGTCGTGTTGGGGTTGAAACTGACAGATTTTCCCATTTGAACAGATCACGAACGAGATCGAGCTCCACAAAACCCTGTCGCACAAGCATGTGGTGAAATTCTCTCATCATTTCGAAGACCAAGAAAACATCTACATATTCCTCGAGCTCTGCAGTAGGAAGGTGAGACTTGAGAAATCTCTAGAACTGTCTGCACAGCTTGCACGTGTTTTGCTTGCTCAAATACAGCTTGTATCACTCCTCAGTGGCACAATACAGACTGTACATACAATTTAGTTTACCCCAGTAAAAGTATATAAAGCAAACAGCCATGATGAAAAGTCCCCAGGCACCCACACGACTTACAGCATCATCTAATGTCTCTTCTGCTGGCGCCGTGCGTGTGATGTATATGTGCAGCAGCGTTGTACAGTCCCAGTGACGAATGCGGGGTTGACGGTTTACTCAttgctctgtctctgcagtccCTGGCACACATTTGGAAGGCGAGACACACGCTCACAGAGCCCGAAGTGCGATATTACCTCAGACAGATCATTTCTGGCCTCAAGTACCTCCACAGCAGAGGGATCCTGCACCGGGATCTCAAACTAGGTATGTTAGCAATGTGACTGAAACGTAGCGCACGCACACGACAAGCACGCCAGGAATCCGCTGTGACTTTGGGTCAGGCATATGTTATGCGTGGAATGCTGACTggacaaatgtttttgtctctttcaggCAACTTCTTTGTCAACGAGAACATGGAGCTGCGGCTGGGAGACTTCGGCCTCGCTGCTAAGCTGGAGACAGTGGAGCAGAGGAAAAAGTATGaattttttaactgctttttttttattttaatgggcGGTAGCCACAAAAAATCAGGTGGAAGAAATGAGTATTTGAACATTCAAActtgtttttggaagaaactTATATCCATATttggtttttcaaatgtaaaaacatacaaatcGCTGCTCCATGATGGGCTACtatacataaacataacatCCAGTAACCTAAAAATTACACTCTTAACCATTTCCTAGGCTTGCATTACACACAATAACCTAAAACCATTACGTCAGTTACTAAGCACCTTCCTCCTCCCACCACTTTCCCCCCAGGAAGTACCTAACTGAACCGGTTTCCATGTGGCAGTTGAATGTAGCGCTTAGAGTTAAGTTTCAATACTAGTCTGACACCTTCCTGTTGAATACCAGAAGAATGAGTGcagcagaaaaaacatgcaaccACTACTTCCTTGTGTGCACGATGCAtctgcaaaacagaaaatcatttgaaaatctAACCTGTGATTGGTTTTTCTCAGAACAATCTGCGGGACTCCCAACTACTTGGCCCCTGAGGTGCTAAACAGACAGGGCCACGGCACCGAGTCTGACGTCTGGTCCCTCGGATGTGTCATGTGAGTTATTTGCTTTGTTCAGTcacatgtgaaaaaacatttgtgtgttttggaagaACAGGTTTTCAGTGTTGGAATAAAGATAGCACCCAGCaaccaagatttttttaaccaaaatcattattttgtgtctcgAGTTGACCAAGAGTTGCCTTGTTTGTTTCCATCCAGGTACACACTAATGTGCGGCAGCCCTCCTTTTGAGACTCTCGACCTGAAGGAGACCTACAAGTGTATAAAGGAAGTTCGGTACAACTTGCCATCCTCACTTTCCCCCGCTGCACAGAAACTCATCTCAGGCATCCTTCAGAAAAACCCCAGTGACAGACTCGCACTGGATCAAATCCTCAACCACGAATTCTTCACAAAAGTATGCAATACTCTTGCTTATTTCATCAGTTCAAAGAAAAAGTAATGACATTGGGATAGCGTATCATCATGACATGCCTCGTACATCCTCCTCAccctctctgctcttttttttcctcctccaggGTTTCACCCCTGATAAGCTCCCCCCCAGCAGCTGTGTGATGGTGCCAGAGCTCCACCCACCGAGCCCTGCCAAGAAATTCTTCACTAAAATGGCCAAGAGCTTCTTTGGCAAGAAGAAAGCGAAAGGTAAGTAACAGTAAAGTGACTAATACAATAACAAGAGTAGGTCATCCGTTAGTTACATATTTGTCCCTTCCCAAATGTAATCATGTCCACCTGTTGTGGTGTTATTCTGATTCTGACTCAGAATAACGCCACAACAAAAATGGATCAACCCGAGAACAGGATTGTGTTCAGTTTCGGGTTTCCGTCGAGCATTTCCTAGAACTGTGAAACCGTTTTATGGTTAGACACATATTTGTTGTGAGTACAATGCTCGAATCTTTGTTTTGGCAGTGGAGAAGATTCCATGCgaagaaaaagatgacaaagacaTTTCCAAGCTGGTGTCTGGCATCGTTAAATGTTCCATCAACAGGCAGATCAGCTACAAGACAGTCGGACCCAACGAGGTAAATATGTCAACCGTTTTTGTGCCCTACTTcagccagaagaaaatgttggccttgtttacttaaaacaaaaatagggCAGGCACAAGTACTAATAAGGTAATCAATTCTTACATGTAGCACAGAAGCATATTTTCATGGCATCCGTTATGACTGATAATCTACTGTTTGAATTAACACTGCTGCATCATGTtcatttaaagaagaaaactaTCTTTTACACAGCACTGCAATTTAAACTGAGtgaataaaaaagtattttaatcaTAAGAGAATACATgtctttgaattaaaaaagagaacGGCATTGCAAATACCAGCTTTGAGGACCAGCTTAGACTGACTGAATATGGGGCAGCTATGTTATTTGAACAGTGAATTGCCATGCTTTCTAATTATACAGATATTTCAAAGGAATCATCCTTTTTCTTAAAAGGAttataagtttgttttttgtttctggctgTTCAGTTCAATGTCATTGACATCGCATTGGAAGATTCTCCCAGAAGTCCTTCAAGTTGTCAACAGAATagagaaatttaaaagaaaaatgatgttaatgtgttaatattTAGTAAGAAACTGAAGTGCATTAGATGTGTGAGGCCATTTTTTctaataactggaaaaaaaactcgTACTTTGCATACTTCAAAATCCatccttccttttttctctctactTACATACATTTAATCCTTCCTCCAAACTATCTCTGGatgtattcatttaaaaaagactcaGAGCCAGAGCTGAGACGAAATGCcagaacagcagcaggaaaCTCAGATAGCCAATCCCTAATCAGGCTGGTCTTGCTGCTATTTATAGAGTCCAATAGGAAGTAAAATGTTTGCTCTTTGTGTGAACGTTTCTGTCAGCTTGGTAATCAGCCTGTGCCGGGAAACCAGGTTGTAGTCAGGAAGCAGATGCTGTTGAAAAGCATCACAGCATCAAAAGTaccttgttttaaatttaaacaaacagatcaCCAGATTATTCTCAAAAAGATCATTGTGGTAACACGACATTAGAAACTTCATATCACACTTGCAGCATGCCTGCAAAGCACACAAGGAAACTGTGGTACCTAAAGTAGTTTCACCTCTGCAGTAAAATAACTCGTTCAAAACCAGTGAGGCAGCAACTGTTAAAGCTGTTGCAGAATATAgaaaaatagcaacattttttttttagacccaCAAACACTAAACGTTAGTGTTTGTGGGTCTAAaagctcagctcagctcagctcagctcagctcagcggtcaccttttttttttaactttttttcccccatcctCTACTCTCACTGTCACTTTCGGTTGTTTTTTGCGTCACAAATGCATTAAATCGTATCTTTTGTTGCCGTTCAGGTGCCCTCTCCCGTCGGTCAGCTGGTCAGCTCCGTGCCTCTGGAGCCGACTCCTGCCGAGGAGGAATCCAGGAAGTCGATCTCTCGCTCCTTCAAGGGCACGACGGCCAGCAGCAGTGAACGTAGGCCCTAATACTTTTCTGAGTACATatacattgcatttttaattcatttatctCATTCTGATCCATATTAAACGCAATTCTTGTTTCCTCTGCAGCGTGTGAGGACGTCCTCCTGACCCCTGCAGCTGTGTCTGAAGCAGCCGTCAAAGTTCTCAACAGCTGCCTGGCTACCATGCCTGCAGGTATGAGAGCACTTTAGGCcgacagcataatttggcaagtCAGACTTGTTTCTAAGCTCGAGACACTACAAAGAAATGCTGCGTTGCATCTTTAAATCTTTGGGCTACAGAGCATCAGCACgacataacaaaaaaatcctgcttCCTGTAACACAGTCCTTCTCTTACTTTCTGTTGCATTAAGTCACAAATCATGCAGAATCATTTAGGTTTAATCAACCGGATCTTTCCGTGCCTCAGCCATTTCTTCATTCTCTGAATATCTGCTGACTCATGTCGCCCAGAGTACCTTAAAGCTCACAGCTTTCTGACATCTGTAGCATCTTTCTTTGTAAAATGCTGACTTGTGGGCTTtggaaatgcaaacatttttttgtgtcctcCATTTCCTTAGGATTAGGAACATTCATTGCAATGAAATGTTTCCATAGTCCCTAACATTTTTATCTCTTATCTCTCCAGCCACTAGAAACCCGCCCTGTTTGTCCAGGCCCCAGTCCTTCCTGTGGGTGACGAAATGGGTCGACTACTCAAACAAATACGGTTTTGGCTACCAGCTCTCAAACCAAAGCATCGGGGTGCTCTTCAATGAGGGAACACGCCTTAGTCTGTGTGACCAACGCAAGTAAGTACCATAAGAGCTACGGTATTTACCGAAGGTGTCGCGCAAACATTTACGAAGAGCTTAGAACATCTTGGCACGGGTAGCTGAATTGGTCCACTATTTGTTTCAGCTTTACTTATCAGGTTCCACAGACAAACAAGATGACCTCATCAAACAGCATTAATCatctttaattaaaataaaactttacttGTCTCCCATCACACTATTTTAAAGGCCCATATCTGACTGTGTgatgaagagggaaaaaaagtccttttggtcatgagaaactttctctaaataatgagaaacattCTCAAAATGAGAAACTGTCTTAAAAcaacttagtatctcaaaataatgaaacatttcaTTAGTATCTCAAAAGAATGAGatttcaaaaaaactttaaaatcttaaatctttaaataGTCACTTAGTATACCAAAAGAATTAGAAACTTTATGATTTAGTATCTCAAAAATGAAATTCTCTCAAAAATAAAGAAGCataaagcatgtcaaaaataatgagaaaaagggTACGAAGTTAGCATTTGAGACAGTATCTCAATATAAGCACTTACAAGgttgttttaatttcatcacACTGGCAGAAATTGGCTTTTGAAAAGAGTAACTTTTcatttatggttgttttttttttttttcctttttctttttctctaaacaGGACAGTCCACTACTGCCTGCCGaacaacaaacatttcactTTCCCTGCCAACGCTCTGCCTGAGCAGCTACGCAGCCAGAAACAAATTGTAGAGCTCATGGCCAACTACATGGAGCAGAACCTGATGGAGGTATGAGCAAAGTGCTTTTTAGTCAGAGGACTCCAGTCATCAGTGCATTTTGAATGATTTAACATGCCATCCATGGATGTatgtaaatgaatattttctgtcCTCATCAGGGTGGAGATCTGCATTGTGAAGATCAAGTATCAGGttgtcctcctctgctgctccagtGGGTGAAGACTGACCTTGCGCTTGTCATGCTCTTTAACAACGGCACTCTACAGGTGTGGAAAAAGTTTGATTCATTCTATATTTTGAGTCCTAGATGCCTTTTTTATAAAACTATTAGTGTTAAAGATGCAATAAAAGCCATTTCCAGGCTTTGGTAGTCTAACACttgaattgtatttattatGGACCACCTCATCTCACATCCATGTTCTGTTTCAGGTGAACTTCTACGCAGACCACACTAAGATCATCCTGTGCAAGTCATCGGATGACTCCTACCTGCTCACATACATCAGCCGGGAGCGCGTCTCATACACGTACCTCCTCAGCATGCTGAACGAGATGGGCTGCACCTCTGAACTGAGACACCGTCTGCGATATGTGGCCCAGCTGCTCCAACAATACGCCGATGCCTGAGAGCGCAGCTTAGTGCCTCCCAGGCTGCCTAGTTCGGGCAGATGCCTTAGAGGCGACCTGACTGGTTAACACCTCCTCTTAGGCAGCCTGACTGGTTGATATAATTTCTCAAGGCGGCGCGGGGACGAGCTGACGGATGGAAGGGAGGAGCTGAGCAAATATTCTGAACTGGTGCTTAGGCAGCTGATTATCAAAGTGATTGACCTTGATAAACATCAAGCAGTCAGGACGTTGCCCAAATGCAGCATCTGCCTCAAGGGTTTGTGCCTGTCCAGCTTATGCCTCAAAGGTATCCACCTGGAAGGTATTGATACCTAAAATAAGAGCCTCCTACTTGGCCTGAAGACGGATCCCTCACAGGCAGACTCCTAAATGAACACCCACACTCCCGATTACCttccctcactcactcactcactcactcactcaaaaCCACTGCTTCTTGGCTGGATCTTTTAAAGCCACCAACCAACCCTGCAGCGTTCAGCATCCCCTGATAGCCGATAACCCAGGCATGGTTTTAAAAGGTATCGAA comes from the Plectropomus leopardus isolate mb chromosome 12, YSFRI_Pleo_2.0, whole genome shotgun sequence genome and includes:
- the plk3 gene encoding serine/threonine-protein kinase PLK3, producing MDTGCFTAAQRISCHAMNADLFKPTPERGPQQSSAPVKTNRNKPEQTKPELAQVVTDSKTGRSYSKGKLLGKGGFARCYEMTDLSNNKMYAVKVIPQSRVSKPHQREKITNEIELHKTLSHKHVVKFSHHFEDQENIYIFLELCSRKSLAHIWKARHTLTEPEVRYYLRQIISGLKYLHSRGILHRDLKLGNFFVNENMELRLGDFGLAAKLETVEQRKKTICGTPNYLAPEVLNRQGHGTESDVWSLGCVMYTLMCGSPPFETLDLKETYKCIKEVRYNLPSSLSPAAQKLISGILQKNPSDRLALDQILNHEFFTKGFTPDKLPPSSCVMVPELHPPSPAKKFFTKMAKSFFGKKKAKVEKIPCEEKDDKDISKLVSGIVKCSINRQISYKTVGPNEVPSPVGQLVSSVPLEPTPAEEESRKSISRSFKGTTASSSEPCEDVLLTPAAVSEAAVKVLNSCLATMPAATRNPPCLSRPQSFLWVTKWVDYSNKYGFGYQLSNQSIGVLFNEGTRLSLCDQRKTVHYCLPNNKHFTFPANALPEQLRSQKQIVELMANYMEQNLMEGGDLHCEDQVSGCPPLLLQWVKTDLALVMLFNNGTLQVNFYADHTKIILCKSSDDSYLLTYISRERVSYTYLLSMLNEMGCTSELRHRLRYVAQLLQQYADA